GTGCCCCCGCTGACTGCACGGCGTTCAGCGCATCGAGCAAGCCAAAACCGACCCCTTCCAGCACTGCGTAACCCAACATCGCGGGCGTGCTGTCGTGGCCCAGATTCATGAATCCGCCGCGCAGCAATGGATCGTTGTGGGGCGTGCGCTCGCCTGCCAGATACGGCAGAAACAGCGGATTGGACAGCGCGACCATACGCCCGTGGGGCAACGCATCCGCGACCCGCTGCAGCAGCGTCTGCTCGTCAGGCTGGCCGAGCAGTCCGGTAACCCAGCGCAAACAACTGGCGCCCGCCAGCATGGCGCCCATGGTGTACCAGCGTTGCGGCAAGGCGTGGCAAAAACTGTGCACCGCGCTGGGCGGATCACCTGCTGGCGTGTCGGTGATTGCCACAAGCGCGGCGCTGGTCCCCAAGGTAATAAACGCGTCCCCGGCATTGATCGCACCGATACCGACTGCTGAAACCGGGTTGTCACCACCGCCACAGGCGACCGGCAACTGCGGGGCCAGCCCAAGCTGCTGCGCGGTCTGCTGCGTGAGCCGTCCGGCGAGCTCGGTGGATTCTCGCAGCACCGGCATCTGCGCAAGCGACAGTCCGGTGGCGCGCAGCATCGGCTCGTACCAGGCGCGCTGCTCGACATTCAGCCACAGCGTGCCCGCCGCATCTGACATGTCACTGACGCGCTCGCCGGTCAGCCGCAGGTGCAGATAATCCTTGGGCGACAGCACGCAACTGATGCGCGCGAACACGTCGGGTTCATTCTGCTTGAGCCACAACAGTTTGGGCGCGGTGAGGCCGGCCATCGCCAGGCTACCGGTGGTTAACGCATACGCCGGGTACTGAGCGTTGAGCTGCTGGGCCTGGGCAATCGCACGGGAATCATCCCAAAGGATCGCCGGGTACAGAATCTGATCATCTTCATCCAGCAGAACTGCGCCGTGCATCTGCCCGGACATCCCGATGCAGGCAATCGCAGCCCAGGCGTCAGGGTGGTTTGCACGAAGCTGCTGCAATGCTGACAGGCACGCTTGCCACCAGTCTTCGGGATTCTGTTGCGACCAGCCTGTTTGCGGGCGCGACACCTCCAGACGCGCACCCGCGTGGCCGACGACCTGGCCGTTTTCATCCATCAATATCGCTTTGAGCTCGGACGTCCCCAGATCGATTCCCAGTGAAACGCAACCCTGCATAAACCCTCACTTACCGTTGGCGGACGCGCTCAGGGGCATCCACATGAATTTCGGATACGCAGCGTTGGTGCCAGGCGCACGGTTTGCCGCGGGGCATCGGGGTTATCGATGCAGCCCAGCAGTAAGCCAACTGCACGTGCACCCAGTTCGTTGACCGGCTGAGCGATGACGCTCAGGCGCGGCAGAAAGAAATCCGCCCAGTCGAAATCGTCGAAGCCGACCAGGGCCATCTGTTGCGGTACTTCAATAGCGGCCTCGCGCAAGGCCTGCATGGCGCCGATGGTCATCAAGTTGTTGCCCGCCATGATCGCCGTCGGAGGGCTGCTCAGCGCCAGCAATCGGTGCGTCGCCGCGCAGGCGGACTCACTGCGCGAGTCACCTTCGACCAGCAGCATGTCGTCCCACGGCAAGCCCGCGTCCAGCAAAGCGGCGCGATAGCCGTCGATGCGCTCTTGCGTAGTACTCAAGCCTTTGGCACCCGCCACCATGCCGATGCGCCGATGCCCGTGCGCCACAAGATGTGCGATTAACCCTTGGGTGGATTCGCGATTTTCGACGCCAACCTGATCGAATCCGTGCTCGGCCAGTCGATCGACCAGCACTGTCGGTATGGCGTTGTTCTGCAAATACGTAAGTGCGCGGTGCTGCGGGTCTCTCGAAGGGGCCAGCAAAATCCCGTCCACCCGCCGATGATGCAGGGTCTTGACCACGCGCAACTCTTGCTCCGGGTCATCGTGGGTGTCCACGAACAGCATCATGATCCCGTGCTTGGCGCATTCGGTTTCGATGGCGTGCACGGTCTCGCTGAAATAGTGGTTGGACAACGCCGAAATGGCCACGCCGATGGTGTTGGTGCGCGACCGGGCAAGCGAGCGGGCCACGGTGTTGGGGATGTAACCCAATGCCTTGACCGCCTGCTCAACCGCCTGCACCGTTTGCGCGCTGACCTTGCGCGTGCCGTTCAACACATGGGACACCGTCGAGGTCGACACCTTGGCCTGCCGCGCCACGTCCTCCATCTTTACCACTGACACCCTCCGATTTTCAGAGTCTGCTGGAGTGCGGGCCTCCCATACGCCATGGGCTGCCCGCTAAGTGCTCAGCGCTTGCTAGACCAGCCTTTGTACTCACCGATGTTGTCACGGGTGATCAGTTTGGGGGTCAGCAAAGTCAGCGCTTCGGCCGGCTTGCGGTCATTGAGGATGTCGTTGCCCAGCACCACGGCGTCCTGCGCCATGGCCCACGGATCCTGACTGGCGGAGGCCTGGATCGAGGTGTCGGTTTTCAAGGCGTTTTCGATGTCTGGCGCGCCGTCTACCGAGGTGATGATGATGCCGCTGCGTTTCAGCTGTTTGGCGGCCAGGTCGCTACCGATGGCTTGCGGGTCGTTGATTGCGAACAGCCCGTCGATTTTCGGGAAGCGCGTCAGGTAGCCCTGCATCGCATTCAAACCGCCTTCACGCGACCCTTTGGCGTCTTGATCATCTGACAGCACCTTGATATCAGGCGCTTTGGCCAGGGCATTTTTACACCCTGTGACGCGGTCCATCACCGACGTCACTTGCGGACCGTTCTGGATGATCATGTTGCCCTTGCCCGACAGCTTGTCGATGATGAACTGACACGCCAGACGACCGGCTTCCACGTTGTCGGTTTGCACAGTGGCGTCCACGCCCTTGGCGTTCACGTCTACTGCTACCACCACGATTCCGGCTTTGCGGGCCTTCTTGATGGCCGACTCGATGGCCGACGGATCGACCGCGTTGAGCAGGATCAAATCCACGCCCGCCGAGATGAAGTTATCGATTTGGGTGAATTGCTTGCTCAAGTCGTAATCGGCTGACACCGACGTCACTTTGGCGTTGGGATTGAGCTCCATCACCTTGGCCTTGGCACCTTCGGCCAGGGTCACAAAATAAGGATTGCCCAGCGAGCCGAGCGTGATGCCGACCGATTTCAGCTCTTTCGCCTGAACACCTTGGGACAACAACGCCGCCAGGCACAGGGTCACGACAGCGGGAAATTTACGTTTGAAGTTCATGATTGCTCTCTTGTGATTATTGTTGAGTCCACTTTTGAAGCGCAGCAGGTGTTGCATGCAGCGACCGATCAGGTTCTTGCCCCCGACTGGCGATAACGGTCCAGCGCCACGGCGCCGATGATCACGATGCCCTTGATGATGTATTGCCAGATGTCCGAGACGCCCATCAGCACCAGACCGTTGGTCAAAACAGCGATGATCAGTGCGCCAATCAGCGTGCCGCCGATGGTGCCGACGCCACCGGTAAAACTGGTGCCCCCCAGGATCACCGCGGCGATGGCATCCAGCTCATAGGATTGGCCCAGTTGCAGGCCGTTGGCGGCAAACAGTCGCGAGGCACTCATCACCGCGCCAAGCCCGGCCAACGCACCGGACAACGCGTAGACGAACAGCAGGACTTTCCACACCTTGATCCCGGAAAGCCTCGCAGCCTCCGGGTTACCGCCCACTGAATAGATTTGTACGCCCATCACCGTTCGCCGCAGGATGAACCACGACATCGCGATCACCGCCACCGCGATGATCACCAGCCACGGTACGCCGAGCACAGAGTCGTTGCCGATGAAAGCGAAAGGCAAATCAGGGTTGAACACGGTTTTGTCGTCCGCCAGCAAGCGTGCCAGACCGCGCATCGCGGTCAGCGCGCCAAGGGTGACAATAAACGGCGGCAGGCGCATGAAGGCAATCAGCCCGCCGTTGACCAGCCCCAGCAACAGGCCGAAACCGACACCGGCGAATATACCGAGCATGCCGTATTGCGGCGACATCGACGCCTGCAACGCAACCACTGCAGACGCCGCCAGAATGGCCCCCACCGAGAGATCGATGCCGGCCGTGAGAATCACGAAGGTCATGCCCGCCGCCAGCACCACGTTGACAGACGCCTGCTGCGTGATGATCGACAGGTTCTGCCAGGTCAGAAAGCTCTCGCTCATCAACGCAAAACCTGCCAGCAACAGCACCAACACCGGCAGCATGCCCACCGTACGCATCAGCTCGCGCACACGTTCACGCTTGTTGACCACCGCAACGCTTGCGGGTTTGTCTACGATCAGACTCATGGTCTGAAGCCCTCTTTCTTGTTATTGGAAGGATGTGCTGCTGTCGCATGCACTCTGCGTTTCGCTGCCTCAGGCAGCGCCGCCCGTGGCCAGATCGATGATCCGTTCCTGGGAAATTTCACTGCCCGATGCACCGCCGACTTCGGCCACCAACTGCCCTTCGCGCATCACCAGCACGCGGTCGCAGGTGCCAATGATTTCCGGCAATTCGCTGGAGATCACCACAATGCCGACACCGGCTTTTGCCAGCTCATTGATGATGCGATAAATCTCCGACTTGGAGCCGATGTCCACGCCGCGGGTCGGCTCATCGAGCAGCAACACTACCGGCTTGACCTCAAGCAACCGCGCCAGCAGGACTTTCTGCTGATTACCGCCCGACAACGCGCCCACGCTCACCTTGCCCGATGCCACGCGGATCGACAGCGCACGAATCGCATCGATGGCACGTCTGGCGCCGCGCGGGCGGTCCAGCACGCCACCGCTGTGGGCGTCTGGCACGCACGCGCAGACGTTGATGTTGTCACGCACGCTCATGTCGAGAAACAGCCCTTGGGCCTTGCGGTCTTCGGTGAGGTAAACCACACCGGCGCGGATGGCGTCAGCGGGGTTATTCAATTCAGTCACGGGCTTGCCGGAGATCTCCAGCGTGCCGGAGATGCGTGAATCGGCCGCGAAAATCAGCCGGGCCAATTCGGTACGTCCGGCACCCACCAGCCCGGCAATGCCCAGCACTTCCCCGGCGTGCAGGTCGAAGCTGCAAGGGCGCACGCGTTTGCCGTCCGCCATGTCACGCACGCGCATCACCACCGCGCCGGGATCGTAAGCCGCGTGTTCTTTTTTGTAGAAGCCGGACAAATCGCGGCCCACCATCATCTTCACCAACACTTCAGCGGACAGCCCGTCGCGCTGTAGCTGGCCGACGTACTCGCCGTCGCGCAGCACAGACACCCGGTCCGACAGCTCGTAGATTTCAGCCATGCGATGGCTGATATAGATGATCGCCAGACCCTGATCGCGCAATTGCTTGATCAGCGCAAACAGGCGGTCGGTCTCGCGGGATGACAGCGGCGTGGTGGGCTCGTCCATCACCAGAATTTTGGCGTTGGCATGCAGCGCACGGGCAATCTCGACCAGTTGGCGTTCGGCAATCGACAACGAGCTGACTGTGGTGGTCGCGCTGAATCCAGCGCCCAGCCGTGTCAGCACCTCGACAACGCCCGCCTCCATCGACTTTCGGTCGATGGTCCATCCCCGGCGCAGCTCACGGCCAAGATAGATATTCTCGGCGACGCTAAGATTGGGACACAGGCTCAGCTCTTGGTAAATCACCGCAATGCCATGGGCTTTGGCCGTTAACGGGTCGAAGACTGACAAGACCTGCCCATTGACCCGGATATCAGCGCCGGGATCGGCCTGGTAAGCACCGGACAGGATTTTCATCAGTGTCGACTTGCCCGCCCCGTTCTCCCCCATCAGCGCATGCACTTCACCGGCATACACCTGCAACGCGACATCTTTGAGCACGCGCAGGCCGTTGAAGGTTTTGGAAATATTGCGCATTTCCAGAACAGGCGTGGGCTGGGCTTCGGAAAAATCAGGTTGTGCAGCAGAAGGCACGCTCATGACAGAGCGCTCGAAACGGGAGTGCAAGGCGCGTCGCTGAGGGAGCGAACGAGCGTGAACCGACCATGATGGCTGTTCATTTCAAACCTCGAGGTTTCTTGTTTTTATACCTGTGACTCCTCGTCGGATGGCGCTGACGGAAGACACTCGGGAAGCAACTGGAAACACTCTAGAACAGCTGAATCGTTTCACGCAAGCGCTTGCTTTTACTTTTGCAAAATAACCTGCGAAGTGCGCAGGCGTACAAATCGGGGACTATTTGTTTTCGGGATCGTTGTCAGGCTCAGGGAACAACGTGTCGACACGCTGTCTGTTGCCGCTGCGCACGGGCGCCATGGCGGCAGACTCCGCCAGCTTTGTGGCCATCTCCCAGTGCCGGTCCTGCTGCCCATCCGGCTTGCCTTCGGTCTCCCAGATCGCCTCGGCCAACTGACGAATTGTGTCTTGATCGATGCTCATTTCCACTCCCCCTGTATAGGCCCATGTGCCATCGCCCGGCATCAAGTGAACGCCGTGACAGTTTTTTGTGACAACACTTTGCCGAGAAAGTACGCCACGGCGTACTCCTTTCGAACACATCGACACCTTGGGCTTACGCAGCGGGGGCACGCTGCGTGTGTATCGGCGATTCATGTTTCACCAAGCGCCTGGTGGAATGCCGTCTTTTTTGAAGTCCTTGAGACGCTCTTTTTCCTCGGGTGTGGAATGGGCAGGCGTATCGTCGGCAGGCTTTTCCGGAGTTTTTTCGGGTTCGCTCATGGTTAATCCTCGTGCCCAGTCAGTGATCATGGGCCGTGATAGCGGATCGGCTGGATCAGGGTTGACGTCGGTTCAGCACAATACTGACCACCAGACCTACGCCTGCTGCTGCCGCAACCGCATGCCAGGGTTTTTCCTTGACGTAGGCCTTGGCCTTTTCAAACGCCGGCAGACCGTGCTCCACGAGCGGGCCTTCGGACGTCACCGATCTGGAGGCGCTGTCCAGAAACGCCCTCAGACGGCTGCGTGCCACATCAGTGCGGTCTTCGTTAACGGCGTCGCCAGCTTTAAGCAGTGCGTCAGTCTCTTTGAGAAACGCGTTCAGCTCGGAGCGCGTTTTCTCGTAGAGATCGTCAGTCAGGGTGTTCGTGAAGTCTTTGGACATGAGTGCATTCCTGATGGGTTGCTCGAAATGGATTGACACGGCGCAAGGCGGCTTCGTTCAACCGAAGTAGACCTTCGCGCACCTGGGTCACCCAGCACGTCAGTCACCCGAGATCACGCCGGTCATGGCGGTGAATTCACTTTGACGATTGTTCAGTTTTTCGAGGACGTCGGCCGGGGTCGACTCACGAAAGACCACCATGTGGCCGACCTCTTTGCCGCCTTCAGTGACACGTTCGATGTCATTGATCATCCATGTCTTGAGCTCGTCGACGGAAATGCCTAACTGCTCTGCAATCTGGAGATGAAAGCGTTCCTGGTCGTACTGATTGAATGCTTCGCTGTTCATGGGAGGTGCCTCGCTCGTCAGTGATGTAGTTGAGGCTGCGAACTGGGCCAACAGTTCAGCGCGATGTACAACGCCATGACCTGAGGTCAGGTTCGCAAAGCGATGGTCAGTGGAGGGAAGAAATCATCAGCCGTCCGCCGGCCAGTCCAGCCTGCTGCGCAGCTTCAAGCTTGAAGTAGCTGCGGTTGTATTCGCGCCACACCGGGGAGATGCGCTCACCCGCTTTGCGCGTTACAACGTCAATGGTCCACGGTGTGGCCGAGCCATTTCGGTAGGCGTTGACGGTAATCTTGAAAGCGCCTTCAACGAAGTCGCGGGAATGGTAGGTGCTCTGCATGACGTGCTCCTTTGGACGGATCCCGCGATTGCGGGAGTCAGGGCAGTCAAAGTGGTCACTGGCATCAGCAACATTCAACCGGGCCACTTCGCATGGCCACATTCATACGAGTGATGGACACAGCCTTTCGTTCCTATTCAAACAGCCTTTCAACAGCCCGTTTCAAACCTTCGCAAAATCAGTAAACGGAAGCTTTCTGATAACAAGAATAATTAGCATTAAACAATTGTGAAAATTTTGTTAGGATTCGCCCCCCTCACGTAGTCCTTTGCCTGCATTCAGCTTTCCAGGAATCCTACAATGCTCCGTCCCGTATTCCCCGCGTTGGCCACCACAATTGCGCTCGGTTTTTGCTCCTCCTCAATGGCGGCACCTGTTGATCCCGACATTCCTGCGGCACCAGGGACCATTTCTCTGGACGGTGTGAATATCAACGCCGACTACGGCCTGGCGGGTATGGCGACTACCGAAAGCAGCGGCTCTTACACGACGGGCTCCATGAACACCGCGACCAAGCTGCCTCTGTCGATCCGCGAGACTCCACAATCGGTCAGCGTGATTACTCGTCAGCGCATGGAAGATCAGGGCATGAACGACCTCAATGACGTGGTCAAATATGCACCCGGCGTGACGCTGCACAAGACTGCGTCTGATCGCCAGGAGTTTCTGGCGCGCGGCTTCAAGATCGACAACATCATGTACGACGGGCTGCCCACCAGTATCAGCACGTACACCCAGGACGTCATATCCGCGGCTGATCTGAGCATTTACGACCGCGTTGAAGTGGTCCGCGGTGCGACAGGCCTGATGACGGGCGCCGGCAGCCCGGCCGCTACGTTGAACCTTGTGCGCAAGCGCCCGACTGCCACGCCGCAGGTCAGCATTACGACGAGCGCCGGCTCTTGGGATCGCTAC
The DNA window shown above is from Pseudomonas sp. BSw22131 and carries:
- a CDS encoding glycine zipper domain-containing protein — translated: MSKDFTNTLTDDLYEKTRSELNAFLKETDALLKAGDAVNEDRTDVARSRLRAFLDSASRSVTSEGPLVEHGLPAFEKAKAYVKEKPWHAVAAAAGVGLVVSIVLNRRQP
- a CDS encoding DUF2934 domain-containing protein, with product MSIDQDTIRQLAEAIWETEGKPDGQQDRHWEMATKLAESAAMAPVRSGNRQRVDTLFPEPDNDPENK
- a CDS encoding LacI family DNA-binding transcriptional regulator translates to MVKMEDVARQAKVSTSTVSHVLNGTRKVSAQTVQAVEQAVKALGYIPNTVARSLARSRTNTIGVAISALSNHYFSETVHAIETECAKHGIMMLFVDTHDDPEQELRVVKTLHHRRVDGILLAPSRDPQHRALTYLQNNAIPTVLVDRLAEHGFDQVGVENRESTQGLIAHLVAHGHRRIGMVAGAKGLSTTQERIDGYRAALLDAGLPWDDMLLVEGDSRSESACAATHRLLALSSPPTAIMAGNNLMTIGAMQALREAAIEVPQQMALVGFDDFDWADFFLPRLSVIAQPVNELGARAVGLLLGCIDNPDAPRQTVRLAPTLRIRNSCGCP
- a CDS encoding ABC transporter permease subunit; this translates as MSLIVDKPASVAVVNKRERVRELMRTVGMLPVLVLLLAGFALMSESFLTWQNLSIITQQASVNVVLAAGMTFVILTAGIDLSVGAILAASAVVALQASMSPQYGMLGIFAGVGFGLLLGLVNGGLIAFMRLPPFIVTLGALTAMRGLARLLADDKTVFNPDLPFAFIGNDSVLGVPWLVIIAVAVIAMSWFILRRTVMGVQIYSVGGNPEAARLSGIKVWKVLLFVYALSGALAGLGAVMSASRLFAANGLQLGQSYELDAIAAVILGGTSFTGGVGTIGGTLIGALIIAVLTNGLVLMGVSDIWQYIIKGIVIIGAVALDRYRQSGART
- the xylB gene encoding xylulokinase, with protein sequence MQGCVSLGIDLGTSELKAILMDENGQVVGHAGARLEVSRPQTGWSQQNPEDWWQACLSALQQLRANHPDAWAAIACIGMSGQMHGAVLLDEDDQILYPAILWDDSRAIAQAQQLNAQYPAYALTTGSLAMAGLTAPKLLWLKQNEPDVFARISCVLSPKDYLHLRLTGERVSDMSDAAGTLWLNVEQRAWYEPMLRATGLSLAQMPVLRESTELAGRLTQQTAQQLGLAPQLPVACGGGDNPVSAVGIGAINAGDAFITLGTSAALVAITDTPAGDPPSAVHSFCHALPQRWYTMGAMLAGASCLRWVTGLLGQPDEQTLLQRVADALPHGRMVALSNPLFLPYLAGERTPHNDPLLRGGFMNLGHDSTPAMLGYAVLEGVGFGLLDALNAVQSAGAQVNACALVGGGARSEYWAQLLATILNREIHTLQGSELGACIGAAKLGFLSVGKGAALLEIGMPIKARFFPDPQAHTALQARYQRFRGLLGAAKALRG
- a CDS encoding ABC transporter substrate-binding protein, which translates into the protein MNFKRKFPAVVTLCLAALLSQGVQAKELKSVGITLGSLGNPYFVTLAEGAKAKVMELNPNAKVTSVSADYDLSKQFTQIDNFISAGVDLILLNAVDPSAIESAIKKARKAGIVVVAVDVNAKGVDATVQTDNVEAGRLACQFIIDKLSGKGNMIIQNGPQVTSVMDRVTGCKNALAKAPDIKVLSDDQDAKGSREGGLNAMQGYLTRFPKIDGLFAINDPQAIGSDLAAKQLKRSGIIITSVDGAPDIENALKTDTSIQASASQDPWAMAQDAVVLGNDILNDRKPAEALTLLTPKLITRDNIGEYKGWSSKR
- a CDS encoding sugar ABC transporter ATP-binding protein — encoded protein: MRNISKTFNGLRVLKDVALQVYAGEVHALMGENGAGKSTLMKILSGAYQADPGADIRVNGQVLSVFDPLTAKAHGIAVIYQELSLCPNLSVAENIYLGRELRRGWTIDRKSMEAGVVEVLTRLGAGFSATTTVSSLSIAERQLVEIARALHANAKILVMDEPTTPLSSRETDRLFALIKQLRDQGLAIIYISHRMAEIYELSDRVSVLRDGEYVGQLQRDGLSAEVLVKMMVGRDLSGFYKKEHAAYDPGAVVMRVRDMADGKRVRPCSFDLHAGEVLGIAGLVGAGRTELARLIFAADSRISGTLEISGKPVTELNNPADAIRAGVVYLTEDRKAQGLFLDMSVRDNINVCACVPDAHSGGVLDRPRGARRAIDAIRALSIRVASGKVSVGALSGGNQQKVLLARLLEVKPVVLLLDEPTRGVDIGSKSEIYRIINELAKAGVGIVVISSELPEIIGTCDRVLVMREGQLVAEVGGASGSEISQERIIDLATGGAA